Below is a window of Streptomyces genisteinicus DNA.
TCCTCGTGGATCTTGAACCCCAGGGCGCCGCCGCGCAGTTGGGCGTGCATGGCCTCCCGGGACATCGTGTTGCCCTTGCCGAGCAGTCCGATGTTCACCGGGTAGGTGTCCAGGGCCTCGAACATCCGGGCGAGGTGCCAGGATCCGGGGGTCACCGTGGTGGCCTTGGTGCCCTCGGCCGGTCCGGTGCCGCCGCCGACGAGGGTGGTGACACCGGTGGCGAGCGCCTGGTCGACGATCGTCGGCGAGATGAAGTGGATGTGCGCGTCGACGGCCCCGGCGGTCACGATCCGCCCGTTGCCGGCGATGACCTCGGTCTCCGGCCCGATGACGAGGTCGGGGTGGACGCCGTCCATGGTGTCCGGGTTCCCGGCCTTGCCGATGCCGGTGATCCGCCCGTCGAGGATGCCGATGTCGGCCTTGACGACGCCCCAGTGGTCCAGGACCACCGCACCGGTGATGACGGTGTCCGGCGCGCCGTCGGCCCGGGTCGCCCGGGACTGGCCCATCGACTCGCGGATGACCTTGCCGCCGCCGAACACGGCCTCGTCGCCCGCCCGTCCGGGGCCGCCGGAGCGGTCCTCCTCGATCTCGACGAGCAGATCGGTGTCGGCGAGCCGGATCCGGTCGCCCGTGGTGGGCCCGAAGAGGTCCGCGTACGCGGCGCGGGAGATCTCAGCCATCGAGGGGGCCTCCGGTCTCGCCGCGCAGGCCGGGGACGATCCGGCGGCCGGCCAGGGGGACGAGTTCGACGTCGACGGGGACGCCGGGCTCGAAGCGGACCGCGGTGCCGGCGGCGACGGCGAGCCGCTTCCCGCGGGCGGCCGCACGGTCGAAGTCGAGACCGGGGTTGGCCTCGGCGAAGTGGTAGTGGGAGCCGACCTGGACGGGGCGGTCGGCGGTGTTCACGACGGTGATCCGGGTGTGCGGGCGGCCCTCGTTGAGGGTGACGGGTGCGGTGTCGAGGAGGATCTCTCCGGGAATCATGGCGCCGCCCTCAGACGATGGGGTCGTGGACGGTGACGAGCTTGGTGCCGTCCGGGAAGGTGGCCTCGACCTGGACGTCGTGGATCATCTCCGGCACGCCCTCCATCACGTCGGCCCGGCCGAGCACCGCCCGGCCGGACACCATGAGTTCGGCGACGGTGCGTCCGTCGCGGGCGCCCTCCAGGATGTGCGAGGTGATCAGCGCGACGGACTCGGGGTGGTTGAGCCTCACCCCGCGCGCTCTGCGCTTCTCGGCCACGTCCGCGGCCACATGGATGAGCAGGCGTTCCTGCTCGTGCGGGGAGAGTTGCACGCGTCCACCTCATCGTCGTCCGGCCCTGGGGCGTCTGGAGCATCTGGACCCTAGCCCGGTGCAACAGTCTGTTGACCCGGACACGGTGATCTCTCGACCAGGGGTTGAACGTTAGGACGCAAGTTTTTCCAGCGCGTTAACTGATCTTGGAATTCCCCATCGACATCAGGGCGCGCAGGCCGTCCTCCAGGATCTCCACCCGGACGTCGCCGAAGAGGGCCTGCTGGGCGATGAAGCCCTGGGCGGTGGCGATGAGGGTGCGGGCGACATGGTCGGCGTCGACCCCGGGCTCCATCAGCCCGGCCTCCCGGTACGCGTCCACGAGAAGGGCCCAGGCCTCGCGCATGGTGCGGTAGCCCTCGTCCAGCGCCGCGGCGAGGCGCTCGTTGCGCAAGGTCTCCGTCCAGACCTGGACGACCAGCCGGGCGAACGCCTGCCGGTCGCCGCCGGGGGCCGCGTCCACCAGCACGCGGCGCAGGACCCGGCCGATCAGGACGTCCGGAGTGGGTGGCGGCGTGGTGCGCGCCGCCTCCTCGAACGCGGCCCGGATTCCGGCGAACGCCTCGCCGGCGATGGCCTCGACCAGCTCCTCCTTGCTGGGGAAGTAGCGGTAGACCGCGCCCGCGGACAGCTCCGACTCGCGCAGGATGTCCTGCATCGACGTGGCGTGGAAGCCGTTGCGGGCGAAGCACCGGGCGGCCGCTTCGACGATCTGCCGACGCCGGGCGTCGAGGTGTGCCTGGGATACACGAGCCATGATCCCACGGTAAAACGAACGTTCATTCTTGACAAGGAACGCACCCCGGAGGAAAGTGGCGACGAGATAAAACGAACGATCCTTCTCTTTACCGCGGCTTGCCGCTCCCCCTCCCGCCCTGCCGCCCGCCCCGCCTCGCCCGACCGTGCGCCGGCCCCCTGAACTGGAGTTCCTCATGTCCCCTGCACCGGCACGCCGCATGATCGCGGTGATGGTCCTGATACCGGTGGTGGTGGCCCTGGCCCTGTGGGCGTTCGCCTGGCCGGCGGCGCGCACCGCGCCCCGCGATCTGCCGGTCGGCGTCGCCGGCCCGGCCACCGCGGCCGCCGCCGTCGAGGACGGGCTCACCCGTCACGCGGGCGCCTTCGACGTGCACCGCTTCGACGACGCGGCCGCCGCCCGGGACGCGATCGAGGACCGGGTCGTATACGGAGCCGTGGTCGCCGGTGCGCAGGGCACCGAACTGCTCGTCGCCCCCGCCGCGAGCCCGGTGGTCGCCCAGCTCCTCAGGGAGGCGGTCGCCGCCGGCGCCCCGGCGGGCGCCCCGGTGAAGGTCACGGAGGTCGTGTCGCTGCCGGAGGGCGACCCCCGTGGCAGCGCCCTGGCCGCGAGCGTCCTGCCGATCGGCCTGGCCGGGGTCGCCGCGGGCGCCCTGGTCACCCTGACCGGGCTGCGCGGGGCGAGGGCGGCCGCCACCCTGCTGGGCGCCGCGACGCTGGTCGGGCTCACCGCGGCCGCGCTCGCGCACAGCTGGCTCGGGGTGCTCGACGGGAACTGGTGGGCGGAGGCGGGCGCGCTCGGCCTGACCGTGCTCGCCGTGGGCGCGGCCGTGGCGGGTCTCGCCGCACTCCTCGGGACACCGGGCGTGGGGCTCGGCGCGCTGCTGATGGTGCTGATCGGCAACCCGTTCGCGGGCGCGGCGAGCGCACCGGAGCTGCTCCCCGAACCGGCGGGCACGCTCGGCCAGTGGCTGCCGCCGGGCGCGGGGACCTCGCTGCTGCGGTCGGTCTCCTACTTCGACGGGCGCGCGGCGGGCGGCGCCGTGCTGACGCTGACGCTGTGGGCGGCCCTCGGTCTCACCGCGGTCCTGGTGGGCAGCCGCCTCCGCGCCCGCTCCGCGTCGGCGCCGCCGGCGGCGGAGCACCCGGAACCGGCCCCCGCGCCGGCGGCGTAGGGCGCCGGTCCGGCTCGCGACCGGCCCGGGCCTCCCGGTCGCGGACGGAGCGGCGGAGCCCTTCAGGCCACGGCACCCATGACGGCCGCGTACCCCCCTGTAGCGGAGGGGGTACGCGGCCTTTCGCCGTGCGGGGAGGGTCAGGGGCGGCGGTCCTCCGGCGGGCGGTGTTCGGCGGCCAGACCGAAGCGGCCCTGTTCGCCTCCGGCGGACGCGGCGGAGCCGTAGGAGGAGACCGAGCTGATCACCGGCTCCTCGTCCGCCTGCCGCAGCCCTTCGAGTCGTTCCAGGTCAGCGGCGGACACCAGCGCCACGAGGGGCTTGCCGTGGCGGGTGACGACGACGCGCTCCCCGCCGTAGACGACGCGGTTGATCAATTCGGCGAGCTCTGCGCGGGCTTGCGTCACCGGAATCTCGTAGGCCATGCTCCCCATCATAACGGCCTGTACGTCCTGTACATTTTTTACAGAAGGCTGCTCTCACGGCCCACGGAAGAGGTCTGCCATGCACCGCTCAGCCGCCCGCTACGTCCTGCCGGAGTTCACCGAGCGCACCGGCGCCGGGACGCGCACCCTCGACCCCTGGTCCAGGCTGCTCGACGAGCGGATCGTCATGCTGGGCACCCCCGTCGACGACACGGCCGCGAACGACGTCGTCGCCCAGCTCCTGCACCTCGAATACGCCGCCCCCGACCAGGACGTCTGCCTGTACATCAACTCCCCCGGCGGTCCCGTCGGGGCCATGACCGCCATCTACGACACCCTCCAGGTCATCACCTGCGACGTCGCGACCACCTGCATCGGCCAGGCGGCCTCCACCGCCGCCGTCCTGCTCGCCGCCGGCGCGCCCGGCAAGCGGTCGGCCCTGCCCGGCGCCAGGATCACCGTCCGGCAGCCCGCCTCCGACGAGCCGCTGCGGGGCCGTCCGTCCGACCTGGAGATCCACGCCGCGGAACTGGTGCGCCTGCGCGAGCAGATGACCTCGATGCTCGTCCGGCACACCGGCCGGGACGCCGCACGCGTCGCCACGGACCTGGAGCGGGACACGATCTTCGACGCGGCAGGCGCCAGGGAGTACGGGCTGGTCGACCATGTCATCGGCAGCCGCGGGACGGCCGCCCCCACCCGGACCCGGTGACCGGCGGTGCTTCCGCCGGAGCTCCCGCCCCTGCCCGCGCTGACCCGCGCCGAGGCGGAGTTCGTCGACGTCTACCTCGAAGTGGTCGACCTGCTGGGCCGGATCAACCCCGCCCGGGCCACCCACACCTACGGGGCCCTGCGTGCCGCGCAGGCGCTGGCCGGGCGGGCGGCGGCGCTGCGGGACGCGCTGACGCTGATGCACCTGCACGGCGAGAGCGAGGTGCACGCGGGCACACTCGCCCGCGCCCTGCGGGTCCTGGACGGCGAACGCCGCGCGAACCGCGTGACGCTGCCGCCCCTTTCGCCGAACTGACGGTCAATCGGCTGCCGAAACCCGCCGAAGGGGTAACGCCGCGACTACCCCGTTCGGTGGAGCGGGGAGCAGATTGTGGCGTGCCGCAGGACTTGCGTCGCGGGACCACCGATTCGGACGAACCGCCTCGCTCCGCCGCTGGTACGGCCATGATTCCGCGGCCGCCGGACGGGGGCCGCGCGCTCCCGGCCACTCGAACAGATCAGTCGTGATCGGCTTCACAAAAGCCGTTTCAGCTCGGAAATCAGACACACGTGGGCAAGGATCCGTGGCACGACAAGCCCCCGCCACCGCGGCGGGGCGGTCCGGGCGGACGCCGAGTCCTGCCGCCGTACCGGATGTCTGGTCGACAGAAGTGCATCGGCAGGAGTGGAGGGCCCAGCAGTACGGGCCGATCCGGAGATCCCGGACCGGCCCTTGGGGTGAAGCCGCTTCGGCGGCCGGGCGTCTTCGCCGGTCCGAACCCGACAGGTCACCCTTCACAGGCGGTATGACGAAGGGTTGCGCATGTCCGCGCAGTTGCACACGCCGTTCCTCCTGTCCCGTACCGGCCTCGTGTCCGCGCTCACCGTCGCGGCGGTCGGCGGGACTCTCCTCGCCCCCGGCACGGCCCCCGAGGCCCACGCGGTCACCAGTCACGCGAGCAAGGCACTCGAGGTGGCCCAGTCGAAGAAGGGCTCGCCGTACCGCTTCGGCGCCACCGGCCCCCACCGCTTCGACTGCTCCGGTCTCACGCTCTACTCGTACAAGCGCGCGGGCAAGAAGCTGCCGCGCACCGCGCAGCAGCAGTACAACCGCACCCGGCATGTGGGGGCCTCCCAGAGGCAACGCGGAGACCTGGTGTTCTTCCATTCGGGCGGGTCGGTCTACCACGTGGGCATCTACGCCGGCAGCGGCCGGATCTGGCACTCCCCCAAGACCGGCGACGTGGTGCGGCTGGCCAGGATCTGGACGAAGAGCGTCTCCTACGGGCGCGTGCGCTGACGCCGGCGCCCCGGACACGGTTCACGCGCCGTCACAGGGCGACGCGCTCCACGGACGACCAGGGCAGGGCGATCCACACCGTCTTGCCGCCCTCCTCGGTGGGCGTGACGCTGAACCGGCCCCCGTGCCGGGCCGTGAGGAGGCGGACGATGTCCATGCCCCGGCCGTTGTCCTGACGGACCGCGGCCGGCAGGCGGCGCGGCCAGCGCGGGTGGCTGTCGGTGACGCCGACGCGCAGGACCTCGTCGCGTTCCAGGACGAGGTCGAGCCGGAAGAACGGTGACAGGCCGAAGGTGTGCTGCACGGCGTTGGTGGCGAGTTCGGAGACGATCAGCCGCACGGTGTCCGTGGTGTCGGAGTCGTCGGGGAGCCCCCAGGAGACCACGGCGTCGGTGGCGAACCTGCGCGCCGACGACACGGACGCCGGGTCGCTCGGCAGCGTGACGGATGCTTCCTGACGGTCTGCCATGGTGACGCTGTCCTTTCCCACCGGGCCGTGCCGCGGCCTACGGCGGATGAACGCGATCACGCATCAGGTCGGCCCCGCGCTGTGCTTCGCCGCCAGCCTGCCACCTGCGACGGGGCTGGGGAACCGTTCCGCCGAGATATCTGCCGATCTGTCGCCCAAAACGGTGAACTCTGCTACGAGGGAGCGTATTTGGGTCCACATCGGGCCGCGCGGCCCCGGCACGGGCGGCCCGGCCGGGACCCCGGCGGCTCCCCCGGGGCAGCGGGGCTCATCCCGGAGGGCCGGTCCCGCGGCAGCGGCGGCTCGCACGGGAGCGGCGTCCTAAGGCGTCGACGGCTCACACGCGACCGGCCCGTCACGCGGCAGCGGCAGCTCACACGCGACCGGTCCGTCCCGCGGCAGCGGCAGCGGCAGCTCACACGCGACCGGCCCGCCCCGCCGTCGGGCGGCTCACCCCGGAGGGGCCGGCGCGGTCCGAAGGATCGTCGCGACGGCCGTGTCGATCTGCGCGCCGGTCAGATCGGCGCGCGCCGTCAGCCGGATCCGCGAGATCCCGTCCGGCACCGAGGGCGGACGGAAGCAGCCGACGACCAGGCCCGCCGCGCGGCAGTCGGCGGCCCAGCGCAGCGCCGCCTCCGGGGAAGGAGCCCGGACGGAGACGACGGCCGCGTCGGGGCGCGCGGAGACGAGGCCCTCCCGGGTCAGCCGCCGGTGCAGTTCGGCGGCGACCGCGCGGGCGCGCGCCGCGAGCTCGGGCTCGCGCCCGAGGACCCGCAGCGCGGCGAGCGCCCCGCCTGCCGCGGCCGGGGCGAGCCCGGTGTCGAAGATGAACGTCCGGGCCGTGTTGACCAGATGCGCGATCACCCGGGCGGGCCCGAGCACCGCGCCGCCCTGGCTGCCCAGCGACTTGGAGAGGGTGACCGTGGCCACCACGCCGGGATCGCCCGCGAGTCCCGCGGCGGCGGGGGCGCCGCGGCCTCCGTCCCCGAGCACCCCGAGACCGTGGGCGTCGTCGACGAGCAGCGCGGCACCCGCGTCACGGCAGACGCCGGCGAGCGCGCCCAGCGGAGCGGCGTCGCCGTCCACGGAGAACACCGAATCGGTGACGACCAGCGCCCGGCGCCCGGGATGGGCGGCGAGCGTCTTGCGCACCGCCTCCGGCGCCGCGTGCGGGACGACCGCCGTCTCGGCGCGCGCCAGGCGGCAGCCGTCGACGATCGACGCGTGGTTGGCCGCGTCCGAGACCACCAGCGCGCCGTGCGCGCCGAGCGCGGTGACGGCGGCGAGGTTGGCCGCGTAGCCGGAGGAGAGGACGAGGGCCGCCTCGAAGCCGCAGAACGCGGCGAGTTCGCGCTCCAGTTCGGCATGGAGCTCGGTGGTTCCCGTGACGAGCCGGGAGCCGGTCGCTCCCGCGCCCCAGCGGTGCACGGCCCCGGCGGCGCCCGCGACGACCTCGGGGCGGCGGGTCAGGCCGAGGTAGTCGTTGCCCGCCAGGTCCAGCGCCGTCGATCCGGCGCTGCGGGGACGCAGGGTGCGGACCAGTCCGAGACGCTCACGCCGGCGCGCCTCCTCGTCGATCCAGTCGAAGGGATCTCCCTGGGCGGCGTGCGGCATCCGTGGTCCGGTCCTTTTGTAGGCAGCGGACAGACCCTAGCCCGGGACGGACCGGATGGGGATGTGGTCATCCACACACCTGTTTCGGGCGCCGTTGTCGAGTTCCTCCTTGGCCGCGGCCAGTGCCGTACGTCAGGATCAGCGCCATGGACCTGCTGAACACGCTGGTGGACAAGGGGCTGCGGCGCGAGCTGCCGACCCGTGAAGAAGCGCTCGCCGTGCTGGCGACCTCCGACGACGACCTGCTCGATGTGGTGGCCGCGGCCGGCAAGGTGCGCCGCCAGTGGTTCGGCCGCAGAGTCAAGCTCAACTACCTGGTCAACCTGAAGTCCGGCCTCTGCCCGGAGGACTGCTCCTACTGCTCGCAGCGACTCGGGTCGAAGGCGGAGATCCTCAAGTACACCTGGCTGAAGCCGGACGAGGCGTCCCAGGCGGCCGCCGCCGGTGTCGCGGGCGGCGCGAAGCGGGTGTGCCTGGTGGCGAGCGGCCGCGGGCCGACCGACCGGGACGTGGACCGCGTGTCGAAGACCATCGAGGCGATCAAGGAGCAGAACGAGGGCGTCGAGGTGTGCGCCTGCCTCGGACTGCTCTCGGACGGCCAGGCGGAACGGCTGCGCGACGCCGGCGCGGACGCGTACAACCACAACCTGAACACCTCGGAGTCCACCTACGGGGAGATCACCACCACCCACACCTACGCCGACCGCGTGGACACGGTGAACAAGGCGCACGCGGCCGGTCTGTCGGCCTGCTCGGGGCTGATCGCCGGAATGGGCGAGAGCGACGAGGACCTGGTGGACGTGGTCTTCTCGCTGCGCGAGCTGGACCCGGACTCGGTGCCGGTCAACTTCCTGATCCCGTTCGAGGGCACGCCGCTCGCCAAGGAGTGGAACCTCACCCCGCAGCGCGCGCTGCGCATCCTCGCGATGGTCCGCTTCGTCTGCCCGGACGTCGAGGTGCGTCTGGCCGGCGGCCGCGAGGTGCACCTGCGCTCGCTGCAGCCGCTCGCCCTGCACCTGGCGAACTCGATCTTCCTCGGCGACTACCTGACCAGCGAGGGCCAGGCGGGCAGGGCCGACCTGGAGATGATCGCGGACGCCGGGTTCGAGGTCGAGGGCAGCGACACGACGACCCTGCCCGAGCACCGTGCGGCGGCCGGAGGCGGCTGCGGTTCGGTCTGCGGGGACGGCGGGGGCGGCTGCGGCGACGAGCCGGCCGCCGAAGCGGCGGAGCCCGCGGCGGCTCCGGCGACCGGCGCCCGGACGGACCTGGTCGCGGTGCGCCGCCGCGGCGCGGGCACGGACCTCGCGCCCAATGCCTGAGCACTCGGACCGCCCTGCCGGGCCGGCCGGCCCGGGTCAGCCGGCTCGCGCCGTGTACTCCGCGGGCGAGCTGCTGGCCCTGGACCGGGCGCACGTCTGGCACCCGTACGGCCCGATGCCGGGCCGTACGGACCCGCTGGTCGTGCGGTCCGCCTCCGGGGTCCGGCTGCGGCTGGCCGAGGAGACCGAGGGCAGGACCGAGCTGATCGACGGCATGTCGTCCTGGTGGTCGGCGGTGCACGGCTACAACCACCCGGTGCTCAACGCGGCGGCGACCGCGCAGCTGGGGCGGATGAGCCATGTGATGTTCGGCGGGCTCACCCACGAGCCGGCGGTCCGGCTGGCGGCACGGCTCGTGGAGATCACCCCGGAGCCGCTGCGCCACGTCTTCCTGTGCGACTCCGGCTCCGTCTCCGTCGAGGTCGCCGTCAAGATGTGCCTCCAGTACTGGCGTTCGCTCGGCCGCCCGGCCAAGCGGCGGATGCTCACCTGGCGCGGCGGGTACCACGGCGACACCTGGCAGCCGATGTCGGTGTGCGACCCGGAGGGCGGGATGCACGGCCTGTGGCAGGGCGTGCTGCCCGAGCAGGTCTTCGCCCCCGCGCCGCCCGCGGACTTCGAGGAGTCGTACGCCGACGGGCTGCGGGAGCTGATCGCGCGGCACGCGGACGAGCTGGCCGCCGTGATCGTGGAGCCCGTGGTGCAGGGCGCGGGCGGGATGCGCTTCCACTCGCCCGCGTACCTGCGGGTGCTGCGCGAGGCGTGCGACGAGCACGACGTGCTGCTGGTCTTCGACGAGATCGCCACGGGCTTCGGCCGGACCGGTGAGCTGTTCGCCGCGGACCACGCCGGTGTCGCGCCGGACGTGATGTGCCTGGGCAAGGCGCTGACCGGCGGCTATCTGACGATGGCGGCGACGCTGTGCACCCCGCGGGTGGCCGACGGCATCTCCCGGGGCGAGGTCCCCGTGCTGGCGCACGGGCCGACCTTCATGGGCAACCCGCTGGCCGCGGCAGTGGCCTGCGCCTCCGTGGACCTTCTGCTGGAGCGGGACTGGCGGCAGGAGGTCAAGCGGATGGAGACGGGTCTGCGCGAGGGCCTCGCCCCGGCCTCGGAGTTGCCCGGGGTGCGGGAGGTCCGCGTGCTCGGCGGCATCGGCGTCGTCCAGCTCGACCATCAGGCCGACATGGCGGCGGCGACCCGCGCGGCCGTCCGCGAGGGCGTCTGGCTGCGGCCGTTCCGCGATCTCGTGTACGTGATGCCGCCGTACGTCACCGGGGAGGACGACCTGGCGGCCGTGTGCCGGGGCGTGGTCGCGGCGGCGGCCGCGGGCTGAGGCCGCGCGTCAGGAGGGCCGGGGGCAGCACGACCCGGCGGATCGGTCCGGGGCGGGTCGGTCCGGGGGGAACGGTCCGGGCCAGAAAGCAACGACAGGGAAGTGCAGCATGTCAGTGATCGTCGTGACGGGTACGGGGACCGAGATCGGCAAGACCGTCGTGACGGCGGCCGTCGCCGCGGTGGCCGCCGCCCAGGGGCGCTCGGTCGCCGTGCTCAAGCCGGCGCAGACCGGTGTCGCACCGGGCGAGCCGGGCGACGCCGCCGAGGTGGCACGGCTCGCGGGCCGGATCACGGCCGTCGAACTGGCGCGCTTCCCGGAGCCGTTGGCCCCCGCCACGGCCGCGCGGCGTGCGGGGCTCGCCCCGGTGGGGCCCGAGCGGATCGCCGAGGCGGCCGGGAAGCTGGCGGCCGAGCACGACCTGGTGCTGGTCGAGGGCGCGGGCGGGCTGCTGGTGCGGTTCGACGACACCGGTTCCACCCTCGCCGACGCCGCCGCCCTGCTCGGTGCGCCGGTGCTGGTCGTCGCCCCGGCCGGGCTGGGCACCCTGAACGCGACCGCGCTGACGGCCGAGGCGCTGCGGGCACGCGGGCTCACCCAGCTGGGCGTCGTGATCGGCAGCTGGCCGGCCGAGCCGGACCTCGCCGCGCTGTGCAACCGGGCCGACCTTCCGGTCGCCGCGGGCGTCCCGCTGCTCGGCGCCGTCCCCGGGGGCGCGGGGTCGCTCGGGCCGGAGGCGTTCCGCGCGGCGGCGCCGGACTGGCTCGCCCCCGCGCTCGGCGGCCGCCTGGACACGGCCGCCTGGGCCGCCGCGGGCGCCTGAACACCGCCGGGGCGCGTCCGGTGCCCCGGGGGCCCCGCCCCGGCGGGCGTCCCGACGCCCCGCCGTGGCGGGTGCTCGCACCGCGCACCGTGCACGGCGGGCCGGGAGCCGAACGGCTCGAAGGCGTCGGGGCCCTCCCGTAGGCTGACCCCATGCGTGCACGCATCGAGGAGATCGTCTTCGACTGCCACGACCCGGGCCTGCTCGTCCGTTTCTGGGCGGCGCTGCTCGGCGGTGAGGCGGTGGACCGCGGCGCGGACTGGTCGTACGTGGATCCGCCGGACTCCGTGCGGGTCGCCTTCCAGAAGGTGCCCGAGAAGAAGGCGGCCAAGAACCGGCTCCATCTCGACGTGCACGCGGGGGACGTGGACACGGCGTCCGACGAGGCCGTGCGGCTCGGCGCCTCCCGCGTCGGGGGGCCCGTCACCGACGCCCACGGCACGTTCCAGGTGCTCGCCGATCCCGAGGGCAACGAGTTCTGCTTCGTGGCGGGCACGTCCGCCGCCTGAGCCGCGGTCACCCTGGTGGCCCGGCGTCTTCGAGGAGGTCCGGGGGCATGGAGCGTGCGTCGAAGGCGGCCGGGGACACCGTCCACCATCCTCTCTTCGCGCGCTTCTGGGCGCGGATGAGCGTCGCGGCCGATCACCGCGCCGGGGTCGCGGCGCACCGCGAGGAGCTGCTGGCGGGGCTGCGCGGCGAGGTCGTCGAGATCGGGGCGGGCAACGGGCTGAACTTCGCCCGCTATCCGGCCGGTGTGGCGCGGGTGCTGGCCGTCGAGCCGGAACGCACGCTGCGGGACGCCGCACTCACGGCGGCCGCGCGGGCGCAGGTGCCGGTCCGCGTGGTGCCGGGGACGGCGGAGGCGCTGCCCGCAGGCGACGGGGAGTTCGACGCGGCGGTGGCCTCGCTGGTGCTGTGCACCGTACGGGACCTGCCGAGGTCCCTCGCGGAGCTCCACCGGGTGCTGCGTCCCGGCGGTGAGCTGCGGTTCTTCGAGCACGGGCTGGCGCCCACACCCGGCGCGGCACGGGTCCAGCGGGTGGTGGACGCCACGGTGTGGCCCCGGCTGTTCGGCGGGTGCCACACGGCGCGGGACACGCTCGCCGCGATCGGGGCGGCCGGGTTCGAGCTCGGGGCGTACCGGCGGCTCCAGGTGCCCGCGGGGGGCGTGCCGCTCCCGAGTTCGCCGTGCGTCATCGGCGTGGCGCGGCGGCGGGCGGACGGCTGAACGTGCCCGGACGGGAAGCGGCTGTACGAGCCCGGGCGGTCAGCGGACCCGGGTGGGCGGGCTCAGCGGCACCACTGCCGCAGTTCGCCGGCGACGGCGTGGACGTCGGCCTTGCCCTCCTTGACCAGACGGGCGAGGTCGCGCACCTGTTCCGGAGAGGTGTCGACCTTCAGGCCGGAGGCCACGAGATAGCCGTAGGCGACGGCGGAGGCGAACATCGCGTTCGAGTGCTCCAGCGCCGGCACGTGCAGGAGGAGTTGGAGCAGGGCGGCGGCCCTGGTGTGCGGGTCCTGGTAGACGGGCGTGCCGAAGATCTCGGCGTCGTGGCGGCCGACGGCGGCGACGAGCGCGCCCCAGTCCGTCACCTGCGGGTCGCCGGGCGTGCGGTGCTCGGCGACCATGAGCAGCCAGGCGAGGTCGATGGAGAGGCTCAACGCCGTTCGCCGAACTCCTCGGCGAAGACCGCCTCGTACTCCTTCATGAAGTCGGCCGCCGCGTCCACGAAGGTGCGGCCCGCCTCGCCGGCGTCCTGCTTGACGAGTTCCTCGATGTAGCGGTTGACGCTCATGCCGCGGGCCAGCGCCCGCTGCCGGGCGGCTTCCGCGGTGGTCTCGTCGACCCGTACGTTCAGCTGTGTCTTGGCCACCCCTCAACGCTAGCGCTGGTGCGCTAGCACCCGCAAGGTGCGGGGCGGCGTCCCGCAGGACGAAACCCGGTGGCGGGCGGTTCCGGGCGCGTGCTTGGCTCGCGATCATGAACGATCTGCGCATACGTCCCGCCACCCCCGCCGACGCGGAGTCCGTGCTGGCCTTCTGGACCGTCGCGGCGGAGGGGACGAGCATCACGGACGACGTCGACGGCGTGACCCGGCTCGTCGGCCGGGACCCCGAGGCGCTGATCCTCGCCGAGCTGGACGGACTGCTGGTCGGGTCGGTGATCGCCGGGTACGACGGGTGGCGGTGCTCCCTCTACCGGCTCGCCGTCCTGCCCTCGCACCGGCGGCGGGGCATCTCCGCCGCCCTGCTGGAGGCCGCCGAGCGGCGCTTCGCCGCGGTGGGCGGGCGGCGCGCCGACGCGATGGTGCTGGAGGCCAACGAACGGGCGCATCACGCCTGGTCGGCGGCCGGGTACGGCCGTCAGGACCAGTGGCGGCGCTGGGTGAAGCCGTTCGCCTGACCGTCGCGCG
It encodes the following:
- the bioB gene encoding biotin synthase BioB; its protein translation is MDLLNTLVDKGLRRELPTREEALAVLATSDDDLLDVVAAAGKVRRQWFGRRVKLNYLVNLKSGLCPEDCSYCSQRLGSKAEILKYTWLKPDEASQAAAAGVAGGAKRVCLVASGRGPTDRDVDRVSKTIEAIKEQNEGVEVCACLGLLSDGQAERLRDAGADAYNHNLNTSESTYGEITTTHTYADRVDTVNKAHAAGLSACSGLIAGMGESDEDLVDVVFSLRELDPDSVPVNFLIPFEGTPLAKEWNLTPQRALRILAMVRFVCPDVEVRLAGGREVHLRSLQPLALHLANSIFLGDYLTSEGQAGRADLEMIADAGFEVEGSDTTTLPEHRAAAGGGCGSVCGDGGGGCGDEPAAEAAEPAAAPATGARTDLVAVRRRGAGTDLAPNA
- a CDS encoding adenosylmethionine--8-amino-7-oxononanoate transaminase translates to MPEHSDRPAGPAGPGQPARAVYSAGELLALDRAHVWHPYGPMPGRTDPLVVRSASGVRLRLAEETEGRTELIDGMSSWWSAVHGYNHPVLNAAATAQLGRMSHVMFGGLTHEPAVRLAARLVEITPEPLRHVFLCDSGSVSVEVAVKMCLQYWRSLGRPAKRRMLTWRGGYHGDTWQPMSVCDPEGGMHGLWQGVLPEQVFAPAPPADFEESYADGLRELIARHADELAAVIVEPVVQGAGGMRFHSPAYLRVLREACDEHDVLLVFDEIATGFGRTGELFAADHAGVAPDVMCLGKALTGGYLTMAATLCTPRVADGISRGEVPVLAHGPTFMGNPLAAAVACASVDLLLERDWRQEVKRMETGLREGLAPASELPGVREVRVLGGIGVVQLDHQADMAAATRAAVREGVWLRPFRDLVYVMPPYVTGEDDLAAVCRGVVAAAAAG
- the bioD gene encoding dethiobiotin synthase, encoding MSVIVVTGTGTEIGKTVVTAAVAAVAAAQGRSVAVLKPAQTGVAPGEPGDAAEVARLAGRITAVELARFPEPLAPATAARRAGLAPVGPERIAEAAGKLAAEHDLVLVEGAGGLLVRFDDTGSTLADAAALLGAPVLVVAPAGLGTLNATALTAEALRARGLTQLGVVIGSWPAEPDLAALCNRADLPVAAGVPLLGAVPGGAGSLGPEAFRAAAPDWLAPALGGRLDTAAWAAAGA
- a CDS encoding VOC family protein, with protein sequence MRARIEEIVFDCHDPGLLVRFWAALLGGEAVDRGADWSYVDPPDSVRVAFQKVPEKKAAKNRLHLDVHAGDVDTASDEAVRLGASRVGGPVTDAHGTFQVLADPEGNEFCFVAGTSAA
- a CDS encoding class I SAM-dependent methyltransferase; translated protein: MERASKAAGDTVHHPLFARFWARMSVAADHRAGVAAHREELLAGLRGEVVEIGAGNGLNFARYPAGVARVLAVEPERTLRDAALTAAARAQVPVRVVPGTAEALPAGDGEFDAAVASLVLCTVRDLPRSLAELHRVLRPGGELRFFEHGLAPTPGAARVQRVVDATVWPRLFGGCHTARDTLAAIGAAGFELGAYRRLQVPAGGVPLPSSPCVIGVARRRADG
- a CDS encoding fic family toxin-antitoxin system, toxin component gives rise to the protein MSLSIDLAWLLMVAEHRTPGDPQVTDWGALVAAVGRHDAEIFGTPVYQDPHTRAAALLQLLLHVPALEHSNAMFASAVAYGYLVASGLKVDTSPEQVRDLARLVKEGKADVHAVAGELRQWCR
- a CDS encoding antitoxin, giving the protein MAKTQLNVRVDETTAEAARQRALARGMSVNRYIEELVKQDAGEAGRTFVDAAADFMKEYEAVFAEEFGERR
- a CDS encoding GNAT family N-acetyltransferase; translated protein: MNDLRIRPATPADAESVLAFWTVAAEGTSITDDVDGVTRLVGRDPEALILAELDGLLVGSVIAGYDGWRCSLYRLAVLPSHRRRGISAALLEAAERRFAAVGGRRADAMVLEANERAHHAWSAAGYGRQDQWRRWVKPFA